A portion of the Sphaerochaeta pleomorpha str. Grapes genome contains these proteins:
- a CDS encoding glycosyltransferase — translation MSKRQKLHIYFILVTIFLSILIGYRIYLSIYEKDYQSLNAVNIETIETKLIGQTTFSFAVVGNIDNSMRIFSDRIVPLMQDENVDFLISVGNAVFDGAEGKYRLLHRGLTKLDIPYILVPGNNEVADFGSNNFYQHFGPYFYSYHLDNAYFIFLDSTGITSWKWQLHWLNQELETAKNYPYRFVFLGHSLLPQEKVASENSSKYTVDAKTSKTLQQLFSQYEVTSVFSTGYHTNSQQSVGGVRYVVSSGGGGLLLDNEQPYQFVKVMVNPQGFSCTNITAPNRFSPIREKVETLKLYLHSLFYMSIFNILVIIGIFTLFSLLFYSKVLKQQHLYRDFNIDEEASFGTPLRIAMFTNNYLPFIGGVPLSIDRLHKGLLARGNTVLIFAPSYLQNWDDPSDGSVYRCPVLFYTKRGEFPAVNIFNREIGKVFRKFKADIIHVHHPFMLGWTALLYAKRAKLPVVMTYHTRLERYTQYLFGPGMMVKNFLIHLMIKHFANRCDAIIAPSSSTEEYLRNLGVSAIIETIPTGINIEAYGQWTAEQIEQTRAAYVRPGENLLISVSRIAEEKNLDFLVVALEKLKATSSKKFTCILIGDGPERKRLEAKVKAMGMQDTILFLGKLAPSEVVRCYLAADLFVFASTSETQGMVLLEAMAGGCPVVAIRSSGVYDVVHDGVNGFKVPESTNIWAETVKKILEDAELLSEMSGNSREFAKQYSVESITERVLALYRRVILLNASKRSES, via the coding sequence ATGAGTAAACGACAAAAACTGCACATATATTTTATCCTGGTAACCATTTTCCTCTCAATTTTGATAGGGTATCGAATTTATCTTTCCATTTATGAAAAGGACTACCAGTCACTGAACGCAGTGAATATCGAAACCATCGAGACAAAGCTCATAGGTCAGACAACCTTTTCCTTTGCTGTAGTGGGAAATATTGACAATTCCATGAGAATCTTTAGTGACCGCATCGTTCCTTTGATGCAGGATGAGAACGTAGATTTCCTGATATCGGTCGGGAATGCAGTATTCGATGGGGCAGAAGGAAAATATAGATTACTCCACCGCGGCCTGACCAAGCTGGACATTCCCTATATTTTGGTCCCTGGGAACAATGAGGTAGCTGACTTTGGATCAAATAATTTCTACCAGCATTTCGGTCCCTATTTTTATTCCTACCATCTTGATAACGCGTACTTCATTTTTCTGGATTCAACAGGGATAACCTCTTGGAAATGGCAGCTGCATTGGCTGAACCAAGAATTGGAAACGGCAAAAAACTACCCTTACCGGTTTGTATTCCTTGGACATTCTTTGCTCCCGCAGGAAAAAGTAGCCAGTGAGAATTCCTCAAAATATACAGTAGACGCCAAAACGAGCAAGACATTGCAGCAGCTCTTTTCCCAATATGAGGTAACCTCGGTATTCTCTACCGGCTACCACACAAACAGCCAGCAATCCGTCGGTGGCGTTCGTTACGTTGTATCGAGTGGAGGTGGTGGTTTATTACTGGATAACGAACAACCCTACCAGTTTGTCAAAGTCATGGTAAACCCGCAAGGTTTCTCATGCACAAACATTACCGCTCCCAATCGGTTCAGTCCCATAAGGGAAAAAGTAGAAACCCTCAAACTCTATCTGCACTCACTTTTTTACATGAGTATTTTCAACATCCTGGTGATCATCGGGATTTTCACCCTTTTTTCCCTGCTGTTCTATTCGAAGGTTCTCAAGCAACAACACCTTTATCGGGATTTCAATATTGATGAGGAAGCATCATTCGGTACCCCCTTACGCATTGCCATGTTTACCAACAACTACCTCCCCTTCATCGGAGGAGTACCCCTTTCCATCGACAGACTGCACAAAGGCCTGCTTGCAAGGGGTAACACTGTGTTGATCTTCGCACCCAGCTACCTGCAGAACTGGGACGACCCCAGCGATGGTTCCGTGTACAGGTGCCCAGTCCTTTTCTATACAAAAAGAGGAGAATTCCCAGCAGTCAATATTTTCAACAGGGAGATAGGCAAGGTCTTTAGGAAATTCAAGGCAGATATCATCCATGTACATCATCCGTTTATGCTTGGATGGACTGCCCTCTTGTATGCAAAAAGAGCGAAATTACCGGTGGTCATGACCTACCACACCCGACTTGAGCGCTATACCCAATATCTTTTCGGGCCAGGAATGATGGTTAAGAATTTTTTGATACACCTGATGATAAAACATTTTGCCAACCGGTGTGATGCAATCATAGCCCCCTCCTCCTCCACCGAAGAATATCTGAGGAATCTAGGAGTCAGTGCAATCATCGAAACCATCCCGACTGGGATCAATATCGAGGCCTACGGGCAATGGACAGCTGAGCAGATCGAACAAACAAGAGCAGCGTATGTACGTCCAGGCGAAAACCTTCTTATCAGTGTTTCGAGAATTGCGGAAGAGAAAAACCTTGATTTCCTGGTAGTTGCCCTTGAGAAACTCAAAGCAACGTCCTCAAAGAAATTTACCTGCATTTTGATCGGTGATGGACCAGAAAGAAAACGCCTTGAAGCAAAAGTCAAGGCAATGGGGATGCAAGACACCATTCTGTTTCTGGGAAAACTTGCCCCTTCTGAAGTTGTCAGATGCTATCTGGCCGCAGATCTGTTTGTTTTTGCCTCGACCTCGGAAACCCAAGGGATGGTTTTACTCGAGGCAATGGCCGGAGGCTGTCCCGTTGTAGCTATTCGCTCCAGTGGAGTCTATGATGTTGTGCATGACGGGGTAAACGGATTCAAAGTCCCGGAAAGTACGAATATATGGGCGGAAACCGTAAAAAAAATCCTCGAGGATGCAGAACTCCTTTCGGAAATGTCAGGTAATAGCAGGGAATTTGCAAAGCAATATTCGGTTGAAAGTATCACCGAAAGGGTTTTGGCGCTGTACAGGAGGGTAATTTTGCTCAATGCTTCGAAACGAAGCGAATCTTGA
- a CDS encoding DUF1295 domain-containing protein, giving the protein MKKPKTTVLLFFTIMLGTFVAILTAYPVKTTNPLMIITTLTCINASVSFLFGLLTEDYSWTDRLWSTVPVGFAWIYASNASFSPSVTVAAMLITLWGIRLTANFARRGGYADTEDYRWSILRKRIPNRFLWQVFNLLFIAFYQQLLFVCFTLPLYFLTVTLEKTLSAGILVSSVAMLAFLTLETFADQQQYTFQQAKYGLLPKQKELEEEYKKGFRTSGLFLRSRHPNYLGELGFWWSLFAFCAAGTKTLFSPALLGPLMLTLLFIGSTVFTEQITTSKYPQYKEYKKQTWPILFRPW; this is encoded by the coding sequence ATGAAAAAGCCAAAAACAACTGTCTTGCTTTTTTTTACCATTATGCTTGGGACCTTTGTTGCCATTCTGACAGCATACCCGGTAAAAACCACCAATCCACTCATGATTATCACAACGCTCACCTGTATAAATGCCTCTGTAAGCTTTTTATTCGGCCTTTTAACAGAGGATTACTCCTGGACTGACCGTCTTTGGAGCACCGTCCCTGTAGGCTTTGCGTGGATTTATGCATCCAACGCATCCTTTTCCCCTTCTGTTACCGTGGCAGCAATGCTTATCACGCTCTGGGGAATCAGGCTGACGGCAAACTTTGCGCGCAGGGGTGGGTATGCAGATACAGAGGATTACCGTTGGTCCATTCTCAGAAAACGCATTCCAAACCGTTTTCTCTGGCAGGTTTTCAATCTTTTGTTTATAGCCTTTTACCAGCAATTGCTGTTTGTCTGCTTTACCCTCCCCCTCTATTTTCTTACAGTAACACTTGAAAAGACCTTATCTGCAGGCATACTTGTTTCTTCTGTGGCTATGCTCGCCTTCCTTACCCTTGAAACCTTTGCAGACCAGCAGCAATACACCTTCCAGCAGGCAAAATATGGATTGTTGCCAAAACAAAAAGAACTTGAGGAGGAGTATAAGAAAGGATTCAGGACAAGCGGTCTCTTTTTACGGTCCCGCCACCCCAACTACCTTGGGGAACTGGGATTCTGGTGGAGTCTTTTTGCTTTCTGTGCAGCGGGAACAAAGACCTTGTTCAGCCCTGCACTATTGGGCCCGTTGATGCTCACCCTCCTCTTTATCGGGTCTACGGTGTTCACCGAGCAGATTACTACAAGCAAGTATCCGCAATACAAAGAATATAAGAAACAAACCTGGCCCATCCTGTTCCGGCCCTGGTAG
- a CDS encoding YbgC/FadM family acyl-CoA thioesterase, whose protein sequence is MFCHQIRVYYSDTDCGGIVYHGRYLDFAEHARTELLRVVASSAEDGSQSRLMETENLAFVVKSINIDYAKPGKLDDLLVVETSVIEAKHFSLTFLQIVKRGEETLCTLKVKVASINLKTLRPVALPPWLVPAFEAL, encoded by the coding sequence ATGTTTTGTCACCAGATACGAGTCTATTACAGCGATACTGACTGTGGGGGTATTGTCTACCACGGCCGGTATCTTGATTTTGCAGAACATGCAAGGACCGAATTGCTCCGGGTGGTTGCTTCCTCTGCAGAGGATGGCTCCCAGAGCCGTCTGATGGAAACTGAAAACCTTGCTTTCGTAGTCAAATCGATCAACATCGACTATGCGAAACCGGGAAAACTTGACGACCTGCTTGTCGTCGAAACCTCGGTTATCGAGGCAAAGCATTTTTCCCTTACGTTTTTGCAGATTGTGAAACGCGGGGAAGAAACTTTGTGTACCCTTAAGGTCAAGGTTGCCTCGATTAATCTCAAGACACTTCGCCCGGTTGCCCTGCCACCCTGGCTTGTCCCGGCATTCGAGGCCTTATAG
- a CDS encoding carbohydrate-binding family 9-like protein has translation MEEQMVVRVVANEVSCGVPLLLSPSWDEAEGVQVSLRLNHDSKYLTVHFSVVEKQLRRMCTNHNDPVFTDSCVEVFLQKQGEAEYVNFEFSASGKVLVGRGTGRHGRTLFPLSFIEQIPVTVAILENTLEQSFWKLDASLDLSLFGLCDEGQDFSSLQLRGNFYKCGDGLKQPHYLSYGPIGTLKPDFHTPSFFVPIVLE, from the coding sequence ATGGAAGAACAGATGGTAGTCCGTGTTGTAGCGAATGAAGTTTCGTGTGGTGTTCCCCTGTTACTCAGTCCAAGCTGGGATGAGGCTGAGGGAGTCCAGGTTTCATTGCGTCTCAATCATGATAGCAAGTATCTTACGGTACATTTCTCTGTTGTGGAAAAACAGCTGAGAAGAATGTGTACGAACCATAACGACCCGGTCTTTACGGATAGTTGTGTGGAGGTATTCCTCCAGAAGCAAGGGGAGGCTGAATATGTCAATTTTGAATTCAGTGCCAGCGGCAAGGTCCTTGTAGGGCGAGGGACTGGCAGACACGGTCGGACTCTGTTTCCCCTATCCTTCATAGAACAGATTCCCGTGACCGTGGCCATACTGGAAAACACCTTGGAGCAAAGTTTCTGGAAGCTGGATGCTTCTCTCGACCTATCCTTGTTCGGCCTTTGTGACGAAGGGCAAGATTTCAGTTCTTTACAGTTGAGGGGAAACTTCTACAAATGCGGCGATGGCCTGAAACAACCCCATTACCTGTCCTATGGACCTATTGGGACCTTGAAACCTGATTTCCATACCCCTTCGTTCTTTGTTCCTATCGTTTTGGAGTAA
- a CDS encoding tRNA threonylcarbamoyladenosine dehydratase, protein MNADQFLRITRLLGEDVVESLHQKTVTVVGLGAVGGTCLESLVRSGIGHVRLVDFDTVGITNLNRQILATYDTLGQQKTEVAKARMHAINPDCEVEILSLFVQDETLNLVLDPKTDLVVDAIDSLGPKCALLQAAYERNLPIVSSMGAALRRDPSLIRTADLMDTFGCPLARQVRSNLRKRGVKEGIKAVFSPERVRFTYLDPQDDFDPDAKDQVQNLGRKRNILGSLPTITSIFGQTLAHIALERLIGGDVFKGEPVCSVTPKR, encoded by the coding sequence ATGAATGCAGATCAATTCTTACGGATAACAAGACTCCTCGGTGAGGATGTAGTAGAGAGTCTCCACCAGAAAACCGTGACTGTCGTGGGACTTGGGGCAGTTGGCGGTACATGCCTGGAGTCCTTGGTTCGAAGCGGTATAGGGCACGTACGCCTCGTCGATTTCGACACGGTGGGGATAACAAACCTCAACAGGCAGATCTTGGCCACCTATGACACGTTGGGGCAACAGAAAACCGAGGTAGCCAAGGCCAGGATGCATGCGATCAATCCAGATTGCGAGGTAGAGATCCTGTCTCTCTTTGTGCAGGATGAGACGCTCAATTTGGTGCTTGACCCAAAGACAGACCTAGTTGTAGATGCCATCGATTCATTAGGGCCGAAATGTGCGCTTCTGCAAGCTGCCTATGAACGAAACCTTCCAATTGTCAGCAGCATGGGGGCTGCCTTGAGAAGGGACCCCTCACTTATCAGGACGGCCGACCTCATGGATACATTTGGTTGCCCCTTGGCCAGGCAAGTCAGGTCAAATTTGCGCAAAAGAGGCGTGAAAGAGGGAATCAAGGCTGTATTTTCCCCTGAACGGGTCAGGTTTACCTATTTGGACCCCCAAGACGATTTTGACCCCGATGCAAAGGATCAGGTACAAAACCTTGGCCGAAAACGCAATATTCTGGGAAGTCTTCCCACCATTACCTCGATATTCGGCCAAACCCTTGCCCATATTGCCCTGGAACGCCTCATCGGGGGAGATGTATTCAAGGGAGAACCTGTCTGCTCGGTTACTCCAAAACGATAG
- a CDS encoding bifunctional methionine sulfoxide reductase B/A protein has protein sequence MGKFIILLLILIIIALSIGIIVTQRERNQVPKGDSNMAQQTDNRFTFQPIAQDLLHPLNLAEARIILDKGTERAFSGEYTDTTDEGTYYCRQCNDPLYASKDKFQSDCGWPAFDLEIPFAVERHSDPDGMRTEITCATCQAHLGHVFIGEKLTDKDTRHCVNSISLVLKSGSPVARAVFAGGCFWGVEYYLEKLNGVYSVVSGYTGGTKENPTYQDVLTHKTGHLEAVEVLYDPLKISYEELAKYFLEIHDPTQTNGQGPDIGNQYLSAIFYRNRHEFDTAVKLIKILEEKGMKIATTVRPAAKFWPAEDYHQDYYEHKGTLPYCHAYTKRF, from the coding sequence ATGGGGAAATTCATCATTTTGCTCTTGATTCTCATTATCATCGCCTTGAGCATAGGCATCATTGTTACCCAGCGTGAAAGAAATCAAGTACCAAAAGGAGATAGTAATATGGCCCAGCAGACAGATAATCGCTTCACCTTTCAACCGATCGCACAGGATTTGTTACATCCGCTCAATCTTGCAGAGGCAAGGATCATCCTGGACAAAGGAACAGAAAGAGCCTTTAGCGGAGAATATACAGACACCACAGATGAAGGTACCTATTACTGCAGGCAGTGCAATGATCCGCTGTATGCATCAAAGGACAAGTTCCAATCAGACTGCGGCTGGCCAGCCTTTGACCTGGAAATTCCGTTTGCTGTCGAAAGGCACAGCGACCCCGATGGAATGAGAACCGAAATTACCTGTGCAACCTGCCAGGCCCACCTCGGGCATGTCTTTATCGGGGAAAAACTCACCGACAAGGATACGCGCCATTGCGTGAACTCAATTTCATTGGTTTTGAAAAGCGGTTCCCCAGTTGCCAGGGCAGTGTTTGCCGGTGGTTGTTTCTGGGGTGTCGAATATTATCTTGAGAAACTCAATGGAGTCTATTCGGTTGTTTCCGGGTATACCGGGGGCACAAAGGAAAATCCCACCTATCAGGATGTACTGACGCACAAGACAGGGCACCTTGAAGCGGTCGAAGTGTTGTATGACCCGCTCAAGATTTCTTACGAGGAACTTGCAAAATATTTTCTGGAAATCCACGACCCGACCCAGACTAACGGACAAGGTCCCGATATCGGCAACCAGTATCTCTCGGCAATCTTCTATAGAAACAGACATGAGTTCGACACCGCAGTCAAACTCATCAAAATCCTTGAGGAAAAAGGAATGAAGATTGCGACCACCGTCAGGCCTGCCGCAAAATTCTGGCCTGCTGAGGACTATCATCAGGATTATTACGAGCATAAGGGAACACTTCCCTACTGTCATGCCTATACCAAGCGATTCTAG
- a CDS encoding AzlC family ABC transporter permease produces MATEKFQESLSTRTGIKDGIPICIGYFPTAMAFAIICRNVGLNLWESVLFSMTNFAGSGQFLAVNLLASGALIFEMFIGVLLINLRYSFMGAALNQKLEGGIRGVRRILIAHGTTDEVFSVAVLHNGLLSSNYLLALELTAYLGWVSGTAVGFLVGMVLPRALQLAVGVTLYAMFSSLFAQELRQKGFLVLAIAAVSALLNSLFVCYFHLGAGWSFVLAMLLASIFGAFLTPDLEKEQQI; encoded by the coding sequence ATGGCAACAGAAAAATTCCAAGAAAGCCTGAGCACCAGAACAGGCATAAAAGACGGGATTCCTATATGTATAGGCTATTTCCCTACCGCTATGGCCTTCGCGATAATCTGCAGGAACGTAGGTCTCAACCTTTGGGAATCCGTATTGTTTTCCATGACGAATTTTGCAGGGAGCGGGCAATTCCTTGCAGTAAACCTCCTTGCCTCCGGAGCCTTGATTTTTGAGATGTTTATCGGGGTTCTTCTGATAAACCTACGGTATTCATTCATGGGGGCAGCACTCAACCAAAAACTGGAAGGGGGCATACGGGGAGTCAGGAGGATATTAATCGCCCATGGGACCACCGACGAGGTATTCTCGGTAGCAGTTCTCCATAACGGATTACTCTCCTCAAATTACCTGCTTGCCCTTGAGCTGACAGCCTACCTTGGCTGGGTAAGCGGGACAGCAGTAGGCTTTCTGGTAGGAATGGTGCTTCCCCGTGCACTACAACTTGCAGTAGGGGTTACCCTCTATGCCATGTTCAGCTCCCTTTTTGCTCAAGAATTACGCCAAAAAGGATTTCTGGTTCTCGCAATCGCTGCTGTCTCGGCCTTGCTCAACAGCCTGTTTGTCTGCTATTTCCATCTGGGAGCAGGATGGTCCTTCGTCCTAGCAATGCTCCTTGCCTCTATTTTCGGCGCCTTCCTAACCCCAGACCTCGAGAAGGAACAGCAGATATGA
- the lysA gene encoding diaminopimelate decarboxylase yields MSEKKLPLPDERLLELASTLQTPFYLYDEKAIVENARHFKELFSWAPGFCNYYAVKACPNPTILSILGAEGFGTDCSSLPELLLSKASGIVGERIMFTSNDTPDQEFVEAFELGAIINLDDITHIEALDHAVKKVPPVICFRYNPGPERTGNAIIGNPVEAKYGVTSDQIVDCYRIMQKKGVKRFGLHTMVASNELDGTYIIETARMLFELCVRIYRETGIRIEFIDMGGGIGIPYRPEQKAMDLNHVSAEMKKLYEQIVVPAGLDPLKIVFECGRCITGPYGYLVSRVLHVTRKYKHYVGLDASMADLMRPALYGAYHHITVVGKQDQSLDHTYDVTGSLCENNDKFAIDRMLPKIEKGDLLVLHDAGAHGHSMGFNYNAKLRPAEYLLRTDGSLVMIRRRQTYDDYVSSLRFEGAPVAI; encoded by the coding sequence ATGAGCGAAAAGAAACTGCCGCTTCCCGATGAGAGGTTGCTTGAGCTGGCTTCCACTTTACAGACTCCCTTTTATCTCTATGATGAAAAGGCAATCGTGGAAAATGCCCGTCATTTCAAAGAGCTGTTCAGCTGGGCTCCTGGCTTTTGCAATTACTATGCAGTGAAGGCCTGTCCCAATCCGACAATCCTCTCGATTTTGGGCGCAGAGGGATTTGGAACCGATTGTTCTTCCCTTCCAGAATTGCTGCTCAGCAAAGCGAGCGGCATCGTGGGTGAACGCATTATGTTTACCAGCAACGATACCCCTGATCAAGAGTTTGTCGAAGCCTTCGAGCTGGGAGCCATTATCAACCTCGATGACATCACTCATATCGAGGCACTTGACCATGCCGTGAAAAAAGTACCTCCGGTGATATGTTTTCGGTATAACCCGGGGCCGGAAAGGACCGGAAATGCAATTATCGGTAACCCCGTAGAGGCAAAATACGGTGTCACGTCCGACCAGATTGTCGATTGCTACCGAATTATGCAGAAAAAAGGCGTTAAACGGTTCGGTCTCCATACCATGGTTGCCTCCAATGAACTGGACGGAACCTACATCATCGAGACAGCGAGAATGCTTTTCGAACTTTGTGTCCGTATTTACAGGGAAACAGGAATCCGTATCGAATTCATCGATATGGGAGGCGGTATCGGAATCCCCTACAGACCGGAACAAAAGGCAATGGACCTCAACCATGTCAGTGCTGAAATGAAAAAGCTGTACGAACAGATAGTAGTCCCTGCCGGTCTGGATCCCTTGAAAATAGTATTTGAGTGTGGACGTTGCATAACCGGGCCGTACGGCTATCTGGTAAGCAGGGTGCTCCATGTCACTAGGAAGTACAAGCATTATGTAGGGCTTGATGCCTCAATGGCCGATCTGATGCGGCCTGCACTCTACGGAGCCTACCATCATATCACGGTAGTGGGAAAACAGGACCAGAGCCTGGATCACACGTATGATGTGACCGGTTCGCTCTGTGAGAACAATGACAAGTTTGCAATTGACAGAATGCTTCCCAAAATCGAGAAAGGCGATCTTTTGGTGTTGCACGATGCCGGGGCCCATGGCCATTCGATGGGATTCAATTATAATGCGAAACTCCGTCCGGCAGAATACCTGCTTCGCACTGATGGTTCGCTTGTCATGATCCGTAGGAGGCAAACCTACGATGATTACGTTTCTTCCCTCAGGTTTGAGGGTGCCCCGGTGGCAATCTGA
- a CDS encoding AzlD domain-containing protein, with amino-acid sequence MRNGIPLCIYILVTALATFLVRALPYYANFLDRLPKFLAKCLRLLPIAALGALIFPGVITDFQGRWYAGLLGIGIAFLLSYFKRGMIFPILFSVLITYLALVL; translated from the coding sequence ATGAGAAACGGAATTCCCCTATGTATATATATTCTGGTAACCGCTTTGGCAACCTTCCTTGTAAGGGCGCTCCCCTATTATGCCAATTTCCTCGACCGCCTGCCAAAATTTCTGGCAAAATGCCTACGCCTGCTTCCGATTGCCGCGCTGGGGGCTTTGATATTCCCCGGGGTAATCACTGATTTCCAAGGCAGATGGTATGCAGGTCTTTTAGGAATCGGTATTGCATTTTTGCTGTCCTACTTCAAACGCGGTATGATTTTCCCCATACTATTCAGTGTCCTGATAACCTATCTGGCACTGGTTCTCTAG
- a CDS encoding TatD family hydrolase produces the protein MFDAHRHLSKTDNSSDALYCTSYSSEWQSLELLTYPAIGGVGALANRPLPSLEALHDYLLAHPLLQVGEIGLDKRFPDREKQEVFLASALDLAYELNRSVTLHIVRSDEKALTLLKRAGARRPILLWHGFTGSLETAKEASRLGCILSLGPSITKTKTGKNLSALSSLPVAVETDYQGNDSIAYSLLLENHYRTLACLLDMDRDALIRKGYECRSILTDNKTPR, from the coding sequence ATGTTTGACGCACACAGGCATCTCAGCAAAACAGACAATTCCAGTGATGCCCTCTATTGCACTTCATACAGCAGTGAATGGCAATCACTTGAGCTACTTACCTATCCGGCCATTGGAGGGGTAGGAGCTCTGGCTAACAGGCCTCTGCCTTCACTTGAAGCCTTGCATGACTATCTGCTTGCCCATCCTCTATTGCAGGTCGGGGAGATTGGACTGGATAAGCGATTTCCCGACCGTGAAAAACAGGAAGTTTTCCTTGCCTCTGCACTGGACCTTGCCTATGAGCTCAACCGAAGTGTGACGCTGCATATCGTACGGTCGGATGAAAAAGCACTTACCCTGCTCAAGCGAGCAGGCGCTCGTAGGCCTATCCTGCTCTGGCATGGTTTTACCGGTAGCCTGGAAACGGCAAAAGAAGCTTCGCGATTGGGTTGCATCCTTTCTCTAGGTCCTTCCATTACTAAAACAAAGACAGGAAAAAACCTTTCGGCACTCAGCTCTCTCCCCGTTGCCGTTGAAACAGATTACCAAGGCAACGACAGCATTGCCTATTCCCTCTTGCTGGAAAACCATTACAGGACCCTTGCCTGCCTGCTTGACATGGACAGGGATGCTTTGATAAGGAAAGGCTATGAATGCAGATCAATTCTTACGGATAACAAGACTCCTCGGTGA
- a CDS encoding GGDEF domain-containing protein gives MVILNQFIFSVVMLTIWSNLRNRVPGLGYWTKNIWAQTVSLVFVCFASLYDLPFLVNIFIFLSTLGSVLFLFGLSQSIGYHVQKTPYYAYTGIVTSLALAVTILGLPKAYNTLLFSLACMFISYAYISLLAKGWKALPWLRRTFSMMIAIYILFAAFNLIRFLATLPLKDPIILLPEGNQSLSQIITMILLTGINFCILIVIYKKLLHDLFLDAEEKETMLAYLKILAENDGMTGIFNRTTIEKQLDTLLVSKDLDRGNLLLLIDIDSFKAINDETGHENGDNVLIALAGLFKNFFTDGGFTGRWGGDEFLIVVTDIPKDGIGKCLQSLMEAVHQHPWDSIFTHTPHPVVSISCGYVFFEEMVTKQELLRIADNHLYQAKKQGGDCAVGT, from the coding sequence ATGGTTATACTTAACCAGTTCATCTTTTCCGTTGTTATGCTGACAATCTGGAGCAATCTCAGAAACAGGGTACCAGGACTCGGTTACTGGACTAAAAACATATGGGCCCAAACTGTCTCTCTGGTTTTTGTTTGTTTTGCAAGCCTGTACGATTTACCTTTTTTGGTAAATATCTTTATATTTTTATCCACCCTAGGCTCTGTCCTCTTTCTCTTTGGCTTATCGCAGTCTATTGGGTACCATGTACAAAAAACCCCTTATTATGCGTATACAGGGATAGTTACATCCTTGGCTCTTGCCGTAACCATCCTAGGACTCCCGAAAGCGTATAACACTTTGCTTTTCAGCCTCGCCTGCATGTTCATTTCCTATGCCTATATTTCCCTTCTGGCAAAAGGCTGGAAAGCCCTCCCTTGGCTCCGAAGAACGTTCAGCATGATGATTGCAATCTATATTCTATTCGCTGCTTTCAATTTGATACGCTTTTTGGCAACACTCCCTCTCAAAGACCCCATCATTCTTCTTCCCGAGGGAAATCAGAGCCTGTCTCAAATCATTACGATGATCCTGCTTACAGGTATAAACTTCTGTATCCTGATAGTAATATACAAAAAACTTTTACATGACCTTTTTCTGGATGCTGAGGAAAAGGAAACAATGCTTGCCTATTTAAAAATCCTTGCCGAAAACGATGGGATGACAGGCATTTTCAACAGGACAACCATCGAAAAACAATTGGACACACTCCTTGTTTCCAAAGACTTGGACAGGGGGAACCTTCTTTTGCTCATCGACATCGATTCCTTCAAGGCTATCAATGATGAGACAGGCCATGAAAATGGTGACAACGTACTTATTGCCCTAGCAGGTCTTTTCAAAAACTTCTTTACCGATGGGGGGTTTACCGGACGTTGGGGGGGTGATGAATTCCTTATCGTAGTAACTGATATTCCTAAAGATGGTATAGGAAAGTGCCTGCAGTCCTTGATGGAAGCAGTACATCAACATCCATGGGATTCAATCTTCACACATACCCCACACCCTGTGGTTTCCATCAGTTGCGGCTATGTGTTTTTCGAAGAAATGGTTACTAAACAGGAATTATTGAGAATTGCAGACAACCATCTATACCAGGCAAAGAAACAAGGAGGAGACTGTGCAGTGGGTACCTAG